One Streptomyces sp. ML-6 genomic region harbors:
- a CDS encoding DUF4190 domain-containing protein has translation MSQFTQSPQSPQPQQPYGPVQTPGVRPARNGLGIAALVLGVIGAVSGLIPLLFWLAGILGVIALILGLAGRGRAKRGEATNKGVTTFGAVLGLVSLILAVVGAVITFKAVDDAVNDIDKALSETTASAKPKPGGDSAKGGDAAGKDKGKDTAGALGAGDSAVYDDDLTVTVGDATSYTPAEYAVGHTEGNKAYRVAVVIENAGKEKFDSALVGVTARAGKEGVDAEQIFDDKVGAGFSGTVLPGKKVTVQFAFDAPADAKNLTVEVNPGFTYDASQWDLKL, from the coding sequence ATGTCCCAGTTCACGCAGTCGCCGCAGTCCCCGCAGCCCCAGCAGCCGTACGGCCCGGTCCAGACGCCGGGCGTGCGCCCGGCCCGCAACGGACTGGGCATCGCCGCACTCGTCCTGGGTGTCATCGGCGCCGTGTCGGGGCTGATCCCCCTGCTGTTCTGGCTGGCGGGCATCCTCGGCGTCATCGCCCTGATCCTGGGCCTGGCGGGCCGGGGCCGGGCCAAGCGCGGTGAGGCCACCAACAAGGGCGTGACCACCTTCGGCGCGGTCCTCGGACTGGTCTCGCTGATCCTCGCGGTGGTGGGCGCGGTGATCACGTTCAAGGCCGTGGACGACGCGGTGAACGACATCGACAAGGCGCTCTCGGAGACCACGGCCTCCGCGAAGCCGAAGCCCGGCGGGGACTCCGCCAAGGGCGGCGACGCGGCCGGGAAGGACAAGGGGAAGGACACCGCCGGGGCGCTGGGGGCCGGGGACTCGGCCGTGTACGACGACGACCTGACGGTCACGGTCGGCGACGCCACCTCGTACACCCCGGCCGAGTACGCCGTCGGTCACACCGAGGGCAACAAGGCCTACCGGGTCGCCGTCGTCATCGAGAACGCCGGCAAGGAGAAGTTCGACTCCGCGCTCGTCGGCGTCACGGCCCGCGCCGGCAAGGAGGGCGTGGACGCCGAGCAGATCTTCGACGACAAGGTCGGCGCGGGCTTCAGCGGCACGGTCCTGCCGGGCAAGAAGGTCACTGTCCAGTTCGCCTTCGACGCCCCCGCCGACGCCAAGAACCTGACGGTCGAGGTCAACCCCGGCTTCACGTACGACGCCTCCCAGTGGGACCTGAAGCTCTGA
- a CDS encoding N-6 DNA methylase produces the protein MPENATEVTAAGIARLAGVGRAAVSNWRRRHADFPKPVGGTETSPSFALSEVEQWLRDQGKLAEVPLRERVWQQLAGHPQGPVPALLHAGCALLLLRTSPAAWREIAAVADEPMAGVLSLALDDLLTTRFGPASEAGRAVHTPGRAELLPSVPLLRGVAELAAEGGAPETFEFLLGRQLDANPRQYTLTPPGLAGLMAALVETGGRPARTVLDPAAGTGALLRAVTGPTALYAQESDPDLAALTALRLALHTDTGCAVAARTGDTLRADAFPRLAADAVLCHPPFNERNWGHDELAYDPRWEYGFPARTESELAWVQHALAHLREGGTAVLLMPPAAASRRSGRRIRADLLRRGALRAVIALPAGAAPPYGIPLHLWVLRKPGNGLHPSPELLLVDTAEPAEPAPAGAGSAAPAGGRDRLDWQAVHRTVLEAWRSFDGTGTGTGTGTGTGTGAGSADTGTNTATGRGTGAGRALPVIELLDDDVDLAPARHLPPPAAAGGPAELAGVRQRLTETLGLTGTLTPPAVTLSAPAHWPLTTVGELARAGALQLRTGGSGTGPTPVLTEHDVLGATAPSGSLPLEGPPEEPVLVEAGDVVVPVLGGGSVARVVDGATAGAALGRNLQLLRPDPAALDPWFLAGFLRGTANNRQASSYASTATRLDARRLQLPRLPLAEQRRYGDRFRALAEFEDALRLAGRLGGQLIQGMYDGLTDGTVRPE, from the coding sequence GTGCCGGAGAACGCGACAGAGGTGACCGCGGCGGGAATCGCACGGCTCGCCGGGGTGGGGCGTGCCGCAGTCAGCAACTGGCGCCGCCGCCACGCCGACTTCCCCAAGCCCGTCGGCGGCACCGAGACGAGTCCGTCCTTCGCCCTGTCCGAGGTCGAGCAGTGGCTGCGCGACCAGGGGAAACTCGCCGAGGTGCCCCTCCGCGAACGGGTCTGGCAGCAGCTCGCCGGGCACCCCCAGGGCCCCGTCCCCGCCCTCCTCCACGCGGGCTGCGCCCTGCTCCTCCTGCGGACCAGCCCCGCCGCCTGGCGGGAGATCGCCGCCGTGGCGGACGAGCCGATGGCCGGCGTGCTGTCCCTCGCCCTCGACGACCTCCTCACCACCCGCTTCGGACCGGCCTCGGAAGCGGGGCGGGCCGTGCACACCCCCGGCCGCGCCGAACTCCTCCCGTCCGTCCCGCTGCTCCGGGGCGTCGCGGAACTCGCCGCCGAGGGCGGGGCCCCGGAGACCTTCGAGTTCCTGCTCGGCCGCCAGCTGGACGCCAACCCGCGCCAGTACACGCTCACCCCGCCCGGCCTCGCCGGGCTGATGGCCGCCCTGGTGGAGACGGGCGGGCGGCCCGCCCGCACCGTCCTCGACCCCGCCGCGGGCACCGGCGCCCTGCTGCGCGCCGTCACCGGGCCGACCGCCCTGTACGCCCAGGAGAGCGACCCCGACCTCGCCGCGCTCACCGCGCTGCGGCTGGCCCTGCACACCGACACCGGCTGCGCGGTCGCGGCCCGCACCGGCGACACCCTGCGCGCCGACGCCTTCCCGCGGCTCGCCGCCGACGCCGTGCTCTGCCACCCGCCGTTCAACGAACGGAACTGGGGCCACGACGAGCTCGCCTACGACCCGCGCTGGGAGTACGGCTTCCCGGCCCGCACCGAGTCCGAACTCGCCTGGGTCCAGCACGCCCTGGCCCATCTGCGCGAGGGCGGCACCGCCGTGCTGCTGATGCCCCCGGCCGCCGCCTCGCGCCGCTCCGGCCGCCGCATCCGCGCCGATCTGCTGCGCCGCGGCGCCCTGCGCGCCGTCATCGCCCTCCCGGCGGGCGCCGCACCCCCGTACGGCATCCCGCTCCACCTCTGGGTGCTCCGCAAGCCCGGCAACGGCCTGCACCCCTCGCCCGAACTGCTGCTCGTCGACACCGCCGAGCCCGCCGAACCGGCCCCGGCGGGCGCGGGGTCCGCCGCCCCGGCCGGCGGTCGTGACCGGCTCGACTGGCAGGCGGTGCACCGCACCGTCCTCGAGGCCTGGCGATCGTTCGACGGCACAGGCACAGGCACAGGCACAGGCACAGGAACAGGAACAGGCGCAGGCAGCGCCGACACGGGGACCAACACGGCAACGGGCAGGGGGACCGGGGCCGGCCGGGCCCTCCCGGTCATCGAACTCCTCGACGACGACGTGGACCTGGCCCCCGCCCGCCACCTGCCGCCCCCCGCCGCCGCGGGCGGCCCCGCCGAACTGGCCGGCGTACGACAGCGGCTGACCGAGACGCTCGGCCTCACCGGCACCCTCACCCCGCCGGCCGTGACCCTCTCCGCCCCGGCCCACTGGCCGCTCACCACCGTCGGCGAACTCGCCCGCGCCGGCGCGCTCCAGCTCCGTACCGGCGGCTCCGGCACCGGCCCGACGCCCGTCCTCACGGAGCACGACGTCCTCGGCGCCACCGCCCCCTCGGGAAGCCTGCCCCTCGAAGGACCCCCGGAGGAGCCGGTCCTCGTCGAGGCCGGTGACGTCGTCGTCCCCGTGCTCGGCGGCGGCTCCGTCGCCCGCGTCGTCGACGGGGCGACCGCGGGCGCCGCGCTCGGCCGCAACCTCCAGCTGCTGCGCCCCGACCCGGCCGCGCTCGACCCGTGGTTCCTCGCCGGCTTCCTGCGCGGCACCGCCAACAACCGCCAGGCCAGCAGCTACGCCTCCACCGCCACCAGGCTGGACGCCCGCCGCCTCCAGCTGCCTCGCCTGCCACTGGCGGAACAGCGGCGCTACGGGGACCGGTTCCGGGCCCTGGCCGAGTTCGAGGACGCGCTCCGGCTGGCCGGCCGGCTCGGCGGGCAGCTGATCCAGGGCATGTACGACGGGCTGACGGACGGCACGGTCCGTCCGGAGTGA